The window TCTTTTCCACGTCGCCAGCTGAAGCATACTTGTGTATACATGAGGTGAGTATAAACTACATATCCCATAGTGCCTTGCGGACCCGTTTCCGGTGTGAATGGTCAAGTGATTTCCGGTATCTTTAAACGCTTTGCCATTTATCTCCTGTTTTTCAGACGATAAGATTCAGCCAAGCAGACGGAGATGGATTTACATTCAACGGGCAAGGGGTCGGGTTCTGGGGTTTTGTAAGATGCGGTTTAATTAATGCTTTAGAgtggaaaatacatttatttcttgcgttctttttatttatgccGCAGTCATTAGCCCTTAAAGTTAACGTGAAGCAGCAGATCTGACACGTTCTAGTTCCTGCTGGAGCTGAGACGTCGTCGTTAAAATGAGACGAGGACCGTAACCTGGACTCTGAGCTGAGCAGATGTTGGCTGCGTGTAAACGGTGATCCGCATACAGATTCATCCACGAACACGCACACCTCCGCCCGCCTGGAGCCATGGCCTCGCAGAGAAGCCCCGACGCGGTGAGTCttcccttttcatttttataaaattctcTGGGCTCACTGGCTGCGTGATGAATTTATGATCGATTCCTTCCAGCCAGGTGAAGGTGGGCCTAGTTCTTTCTGATAAATATTATTTCCACTGTTGATTCTGTGTTTAATCTCCTTTGCTTTTTATTCTGGATTAGGTAAGAGGTTGCAGGGAGATCAAAGCACagcacaggttttttttttcttagattGGTTGTTGACCAAGAAATGTTAAAGATGTTTTATAGTGCTTTTCTGGAGAATATTGTGTAGTATTGTTAGCACAGAGGCGAGCATTGAGAGAAATCCCAACCATTACCAGTAAGCTGTCAGgcattaatttaaataatccaTCTAAATAGCAGATCCGATTCTGGTAGATCCAGGCGCATCGACAGTCACCCTCAGATAGAAGGTATTTCCCCAAAAAGGACAGAACCATCTTTTATATCACCAGTTACCAGTTCCATAATGAAATCAGAATAAATGAGTGGTattgagtgtggtgtgtgtgctttgttgttTGGCAGGTGAGCCTCCGCCTGATCCTAGTGAGCGGGAAGACGCAGGACTTCACCTTTTCCCCCAGTGACTCGGCTGCTGACATCGCCCATCACGTCTTTGAGAACTGGCCTGCGGGTGAGCAGCCGCTGATGCTCCTGAGCCCATCGGCTTATTAACACATGCCGTTAATGCTGTTTCCGTGATGAAATGACTGCAGTTGCTAAGATAAGCTGAGAGTTTTTATGCCAGAGCAGGAACACCCTCACGTGAGCGATTATGGCTTTTCTTGCCATCACTCCACATGCCCCATGACTTCAACTGTCAGTGCTTTCCTGTGTGGCCCATAAACAGTAACCATTACAAACTACGTTTCATGATTATTTATATTCTGACCTCAGTCCAGTGGACAAATTGTAAGTGACTTTTCACTCATCAATGATAAATTTGTGCTTTTAAATTATAATGCACCATTTCTCTCACTATTTTACCCACTATCCACAAGAAATAAGGCAGGAGCAACCAAGGCCCAAGCCTACCACAAACTAGAAGCTGGTGGAACGCATGCATCACGGTCAACATGTATTACATCTATACAGTCTGAGAAGCAGTTCCTCAAAACATAACCTTCAATTGCAACTGAAATAGTGGATCAAAAAGTATTTCGCAAGTCCCAGTAAAGAAGATGacagaggtctgtaattttcatcatagtcAACTTCAACTGTGcgacaatgtttaaaaaaaaaacgaatccaGGAAATCACGCTGCACCATCTTATCTTTGTCTTCATCTACCCATGCACAGTCAGTAACTTCcgtaacatataaaataaaccaTAAAACTCAGAAATGCTTAACAAAGCTTActaaataacacattttgacTCTGACAGTATggtttttcaaataatttatttctatATGGTGTAAACAAGTAAGAATTTTGGCCCTCACAGACCTCTTACTTCTTTAAGAAGATCTTCTCtccttcactcgttacctgtatcAATGGCGCCTTtttgaactggttatctgtataaaatccacaccttcacacagtcagactccaacctccaccacgGACAAGACCAGAGAgatgtctaaggacaccagggacaataTTGTAAACCTGCAGAAGACTGGGATGAGACAGTCTACTgtaggcaagcagcttggtgagaagagatcaactgttggagcaattattagaaaatggagtCATTGACAATCTTCCTCCACCTGGGAATCCACGCAAGGTCTCAActtgtggggtacaaatgatcttgagaacgtTGAGGAATGGCTCAGAAATTAATCAATGACCTGAAGTTAGCTGGGGccacagtaacaaaggctactattagtaacacactacttAGTCATGGATGAAAATCCTGCAGCGCTCGATGTTATGTAGGTTATGCTTATGTAGGTTATGTTTTGAGGAACGGCTCTTTCTCTGATGCAACTCAGACTGTATAGATGTAATACATGTTGACCGTGATGCATGCGTTCCAGCAGCTTCTAGTTTGTGGTAGGCTTGGGCCTTGGTGGTTCCTGCCTTATTTCTTGTGGATAGTGGGTAAAATAGTGAGAGAAATGGTGCATTACaaattaacagaaaataaagtTGAAAATCAATGGAAGCACAAATTTAACACGGCACTTGTCATTAATGAGTGAATACATAATTTTTGAATAACCTTGACTGCTGAGTAATTGTGTGGTATTGTTTTTAGTAttcaataagaatatttcattcattcagatccaggatgtctcatgtttgtgttcttttcatttttttgagcagtgtagttAGGCCTAACTTTACTGTTAcgctgtgtggtgcatttaaataaatcacattcaCACTGTCTGTTTTACTGCACCATTTtctcacaataattaaaatgaatcacctGACTACGGTGGCAGAGAATAATCcagaacattttcaacatgcaaaacaccTACTTCCAGGCATCTCTCCTCAGTGCTTGTAAAGTGTCTACGTGTCTGCATGCTTTTGGCTTCACTACATGGCCAGTGATTTTGGTTTGCAGCTGATTAACTTTGCAAGGTTCTAACTTGACTGAGATGagtattttattttgctgtagTCTGGTGAAGTTGAGTTTAAACTGCCAATTGTTGACTGGTTGTCCTTGTTCCAGGCTGGGAGGAAGAGCAGGTCAGCAGTCCCAGCATCCTGCGCCTGATATTCCAGGGACGCTTTTTACATGGCAACGTGACTCTTGGAGGTGAGTGGTGAGCGCTCGTTCCTATACAGTCAAAAACGGAAAGTCAATGATCACTATGCTTCTTTAGCAAACTTGCCTGAGTTAAAAATGGCATCCAGGGAGTCGGGAACCATTCACTCTGATGCTGCTGAGAGAAGCTACAAGAACCCGTTTTTATATTAATAGTGGTAGAACTAAATAAGTGCATTTATATATGGTCACCATATAGGATAAATATTTCTTTGGCCTTTCTTGGAAGGTCCTTACCtaaagcatttaccaggcgcccttatccagagcaacttacagtcagtagttacagggacagcccccccctggagacactcagggttaagtgtcctgctcagggacacgatggtagtaagtggggtttcaacctgggtcttctggttcataggcgagtttgttacccgcTATGCTGCTACCACCCAAAAAGCACCTATTTCTCCCTGCTGGAATAAGTTAGCACATCTGGCAAATGTGTTCAGAGCTGCACCTTAAAAGAAGAATGGATGGTATGTTGGTATGAAATATGCTAAGACGTGAAACTGTTCTCTTGGTCAGCTCATCACCAACTCTGCCCTGACACCTACTGTCCCCTTACTGTACGTCCCTCTATGACCCTCTCTGCGCACAAGGAGAAAGGAGTGTgtctgtagggcctgtcaacgCACATTGAGACtaactgtatgtgatttgggccTGTTCGTGTTTTCTCATCAGCTCTGAAGTTGCCTCCAGGGCGAACAACAGTCATGCATTTGGTTGCACGAGAGACGCTACCTGAGCCAAACTCCTATGGTAAGTTACCAGTAGCTCCCCATGGATCTACATGAGTGTACATGTAAGAGTAGAGGCTCAGCGGGACTGATCTGACTGAGCCATTGTCCTGAAGATGTTTGGATTGTGGTTGTGTCTAGTGCTGATGCTGATGATCTCTCTGTAGGTCAGAGGAACCGGGAGAAAGCCACAGAGAATGGGTGCTGTCTGCTTTTGTAAAAGAGATGAAGATGAGCTCCCCTCTTTCTCCACCATTCCTGTCTGCTCTGTCCT of the Denticeps clupeoides chromosome 18, fDenClu1.1, whole genome shotgun sequence genome contains:
- the ubl3b gene encoding ubiquitin-like protein 3b — its product is MASQRSPDAVSLRLILVSGKTQDFTFSPSDSAADIAHHVFENWPAGWEEEQVSSPSILRLIFQGRFLHGNVTLGALKLPPGRTTVMHLVARETLPEPNSYGQRNREKATENGCCLLL